Genomic window (Candidatus Wallbacteria bacterium):
CGAGCAGCAGGGGATTGTCAGGGCGGTTGTAAACATCAAGGCCAGCCCAGTCCACGAACTGGTCTCCCGGATAGTAAGCCTGCCAGCTGTTCTGTCCGTTCCGGTCGTAAACTGCTGAGAAGATGAATGCCACATTAGCTGCCCCTTCCTGCATGAAAATATAATAAACATGCTGGAAAGCCGCTTTATATAATTCAGGGTTTCCGGTCCAGGCCACGCTTGGATCATTGCACTTGGGACCGAACCGCAGGAAGATCGGACGGCTGAACATTCTGCTGACTCTGGCCTGCTCGCGGATATAGTTGTCCAGGCTTCCGCTTGTGATCTGCTGCAGATACTGCTGTGGGAGCCAGGCAATCACAGGAGTGCTGGCCGGGTTTCCAAAACCGATTTTGGAAATGGATTGTTCGGGATGATCCTGGCGGTTGTCAAAAGGAGTGGCTGGAAAATCAATGTAAGTTTCACGCAGGGCCGGGATTTTTCCGGAGCAGTTCAGCAGGTCCTGCCATTCGTTGTCATTGGTATAGGCTCCGAACAGCATTCCATTGGATGGTTCAAAGGCCAGCTTGGGCTGGAAAACCGGGTTTGGAAAATTCAGATTGTAATCCACATAGACATTAAGGACCTGAGCTACGTCGAAGCTGACCCGGATTTCCAGTCTGGAAGCCTGGGCGTTGATGGGCCAGCGTTCTATGTTGCTGTTGCCTATATCACGGGTTCCGTACGATCTGCCGTCCAGGAAGAGAGTTCCTTTGGCAGCTCCACCCGCATCGTTCCAGGTGACGTCAATGAAATTGATAAGATGTGTTGAGTCCAGATTCAGGGAAAAGCCCTGTTCAGGGTAAAGCCATTGCCTGGTAGGATCTGATTCTGCCGATAAATTTGTGTCCTGGGAATGGATGGCTCTGGAAAAAATAAAAAGAAATAAAATTGAAACTATGATCTTTTGCATACTCCCTCCCTACTCCATACTCTTATATTCTATACAAATCTAATTATACCCAAAATTATGGTGATTTGCAAGGGAATTTGACTGCTTCGGAACAACCGGAAAACGTTAATCGGAAAGCCCCAGCTTTTTCTTTACCCCCTTCAGGATTGTTCCGTCTTTCAGGTAAGGATAAAGATTGTCTCCAGGGCAGGTGGTGTCTTTTGTATAGTCGAGATGCCCCTTGATCTGGTCGAGAGGTACGTTGAATCTGACGACAGCCCAGACGATCAGGTCGATGATGGCCTGCAGGGTTTCAGGGGTCGGTTTCTGGATGTCGTAATTGCCCATCGCGCTGATCAGCAGATGACCTTTTGGATTGTAAAGAGTGCTGGTTTCGCCCATAAAATGGTAATCCCGGCCTTCAATGATGATTCCTGTAGGAGTGATCAGAAAATGATAAGGCACATCCCACCAGTTCTTATCCCGCAGGCCCCAGGTCCTCAGATTTCTGAGCTTCTTAAATGGATTCTCGTTAAAGGCCATTGGCTTGGCGTCTCCGCAGTGATGCAGGGTGATCCGCTCGATTTCATGCAGGATGCGGGCCCTCTGCCCGGCGTACCCTGCGCTTTTCAAGTCGAGGACCTCCAGGGGTACTTCATCCGCCCGGCAGATCTCGAACTCCACCAGGCTGCTGCTGACAGCCAGCACTGAAATGTGGTAACCCCCCCAGTTGAAAGCAGTCATGGCCGCAGCAGTCCTGCAATCGATCACGCCATTTTTTGTGAGCCGCAGCAGGGCATTCTCTTGATCGACTTTTACTACTCTCAAAATCAAGCCGTCTGTAACAAAACTGTCGCCAGGCCTGATGTTTTTTCTGATCCCTTCGCAGATATAGCCCGAATCCTGGCTCTGCTTCCAGATGCTCGCTGGAATCACTAAAGGCACGTCAGGTAAAGTGATGGCTTGAACACAGTACTGAATCAAAATGCAAAGCAGGATGCTGGCAATTTTCATGATTCCTCCTGATCGCTTATCTCGGGTCTCCGAATTTTTCTGTCAGTCCATCCTGCAGTGACAGCACGAACTTGTAATATTCAGTATGTTTGAGAAGGCTTGAAGCCTGGCTGTCCAGGATCAGGGAAACCTTGGGATGCCACTGGAGCACTGAAGCCGGACACATGGAGCTGATCGGACCTTCGATAGTGGCAGCCACAGCTTCGGCTTTTTTTTCACCAGTAGCGAGAAGCAGAATTCTGCGGCTTTCCATGATCGTGGCAATCCCCATGGTAATGGCCAGGAAAGGCTGGAACTCATCAGGTTTGAAAAAACGCTTGTTTTCAGAGAGTGTCTTTTTGGTCAGGGTTTTGACCCTGGTGCTTGAACTGAGACTCGAAGTGGGTTCATTGAAACCGATATGGCCATTAGCACCAATTCCCAGGATCTGCAGATCGATCCCGCCTGCTTCATTGATCAGCATTTCATATGCTGGTCCGGACAGCATGGGGTTTTCCATCATTCCATCCGGCACATGTGTGTTTTCAGGAACTATGTCAATATGCTTAAAGAGATTTTCCTCCATGTAGTATCTGAAGCTCTGGGGATGGGTGGCCGGAATTCCCACATATTCATCCAGATTGAAGGTGCGCACGCGCTTGAATGACAGTTTTTCTTTTTTGTGAAGTTCGATCAGCTTCCTGTAGAAAGCGAGCGGAGTGCTTCCTGTGGCCAGGCCAAGTACAACATCATTCTTGTTGCGGATCAGATCGGAAACGATTCGTGCACTGCGTTCTGCTGCTGCTTCAGGGGTCTGATGGATGATGATTTCCATTACTTCACCTCAGTTGAATTTATCCGCTC
Coding sequences:
- a CDS encoding glycosyl hydrolase, whose product is MQKIIVSILFLFIFSRAIHSQDTNLSAESDPTRQWLYPEQGFSLNLDSTHLINFIDVTWNDAGGAAKGTLFLDGRSYGTRDIGNSNIERWPINAQASRLEIRVSFDVAQVLNVYVDYNLNFPNPVFQPKLAFEPSNGMLFGAYTNDNEWQDLLNCSGKIPALRETYIDFPATPFDNRQDHPEQSISKIGFGNPASTPVIAWLPQQYLQQITSGSLDNYIREQARVSRMFSRPIFLRFGPKCNDPSVAWTGNPELYKAAFQHVYYIFMQEGAANVAFIFSAVYDRNGQNSWQAYYPGDQFVDWAGLDVYNRPDNPLLLDQMLDAFYNEYSGRKPIMLTEMACSEISSQPDNKAWWINTAFYNLKTKYPRVRAFIWFNAVGDQNWKVSSSPVAQKVFHDVMADPFFLSQVTGATPPAPPNPYNPYNPSPYNPNPYNPNPYAPNPYNPNPYNPNPYNPNPYNPNPYNPYPNPYPYNPNPSPNPYNPNPVPNPNTSETPLTPYTPPSPYSPSVPIQPNDPGQPTPTPSPTPGPVNPNPNPNPLPPNPNHPVTPH
- the nagB gene encoding glucosamine-6-phosphate deaminase; this encodes MEIIIHQTPEAAAERSARIVSDLIRNKNDVVLGLATGSTPLAFYRKLIELHKKEKLSFKRVRTFNLDEYVGIPATHPQSFRYYMEENLFKHIDIVPENTHVPDGMMENPMLSGPAYEMLINEAGGIDLQILGIGANGHIGFNEPTSSLSSSTRVKTLTKKTLSENKRFFKPDEFQPFLAITMGIATIMESRRILLLATGEKKAEAVAATIEGPISSMCPASVLQWHPKVSLILDSQASSLLKHTEYYKFVLSLQDGLTEKFGDPR
- a CDS encoding peptidoglycan recognition family protein, with protein sequence MKIASILLCILIQYCVQAITLPDVPLVIPASIWKQSQDSGYICEGIRKNIRPGDSFVTDGLILRVVKVDQENALLRLTKNGVIDCRTAAAMTAFNWGGYHISVLAVSSSLVEFEICRADEVPLEVLDLKSAGYAGQRARILHEIERITLHHCGDAKPMAFNENPFKKLRNLRTWGLRDKNWWDVPYHFLITPTGIIIEGRDYHFMGETSTLYNPKGHLLISAMGNYDIQKPTPETLQAIIDLIVWAVVRFNVPLDQIKGHLDYTKDTTCPGDNLYPYLKDGTILKGVKKKLGLSD